From a single Lolium rigidum isolate FL_2022 chromosome 7, APGP_CSIRO_Lrig_0.1, whole genome shotgun sequence genomic region:
- the LOC124670931 gene encoding myb family transcription factor PHL5-like translates to MNTKKIKLHDHHCNGMMPLRDPSPAPQAPVSFTGLSSPFYQGFASYAAHQHHQQQGGAGWTREEYPGPAAATRPAFAQSCVGSSTAAFYAAENLLGMAQFDCTPVGMFPPPTTPFRSSADSDLYRPLDPPLMLRAADQSSSVRTYYVRPQRRDAAELPLPVAPPQHQQERAHNHHGPFAATATREAPSSILQSQMDHQLSARSVSGSVARPATPPPSKTRIRWTQDLHERFVECVNQLGGADRATPKGILKLMNSDGLTIYHIKSHLQKYRTAKCMPPPSSPSEGKQHEKRGDATQNPELKTGMPITEALRVQLDVQRRLHEQLEIQRKLQVRIEEQGKRLQQMFEDQLKASRNVASCSPSTDMDGSGDAVLFPSLAAEQDDPVFVDIVIDDDEDEVQLLSVAKGSTYDGDEF, encoded by the exons ATGAACACCAAGAAGATTAAGCTGCACGACCACCACTGCAACGGGATGATGCCGCTGCGCGACCCGTCGCCGGCGCCGCAGGCTCCCGTTTCCTTCACCGGGCTGTCGTCGCCGTTCTACCAGGGGTTCGCGAGTTATGCGGCTCATCAGCACCACCAGCAGCAGGGCGGTGCCGGCTGGACGCGGGAAGAGTACCCTGGGCCGGCGGCCGCAACGAGGCCGGCGTTCGCGCAGAGCTGCGTCGGCTCCAGCACGGCGGCGTTCTACGCTGCCGAGAACCTGCTCGGCATGGCGCAGTTCGACTGCACACCGGTCGGGATGTtcccgccgccgacgacgccgtTCCGGTCCTCGGCGGACAGCGACCTGTACCGTCCGCTCGACCCGCCGTTGATGCTCCGTGCGGCGGATCAGTCGTCCTCCGTGAGGACGTACTACGTTCGGCCGCAGCGGCGGGACGCCGCCGAGCTCCCATTGCCCGTGGCGCCACCGCAGCACCAGCAAGAGCGAGCGCACAATCATCACGGTCCGTTCGCGGCGACCGCCACCCGGGAGGCGCCAAGCAGCATCCTGCAGAGCCAGATGGATCACCAGCTGTCCGCAAGGAGCGTCAGCGGCAGCGTGGCGCGGccagccacgccgccgccgagcaagACGCGGATCCGGTGGACGCAGGACCTGCACGAGCGGTTCGTGGAGTGCGTGAACCAGCTTGGCGGCGCAGACA GGGCGACGCCCAAGGGGATCCTGAAGCTGATGAACTCGGACGGCCTGACAATTTACCACATCAAGAGCCATCTTCAG AAATACCGTACTGCCAAGTGCATGCCACCACCATCTTCACCATCTGAAG GGAAACAACACGAGAAGAGGGGTGACGCGACGCAGAATCCAGAACTGAAAAC TGGGATGCCCATCACGGAAGCACTCCGCGTACAGCTCGACGTGCAGCGCCGCCTCCACGAGCAGCTCGAG ATACAGCGGAAGCTGCAGGTGAGGATCGAGGAGCAGGGAAAAAGGCTGCAGCAGATGTTCGAGGACCAGCTCAAGGCCAGCAGGAACGTGGCCAGCTGCTCGCCTTCGACGGACATGGACGGCTCTGGTGACGCCGTCCTCTTCCCGTCtctcgccgccgagcaggacgaccCCGTGTTCGTCGACATCGTcatcgacgacgatgaggacgaagtaCAGCTGCTGTCCGTCGCAAAGGGCAGCACCTACGACGGCGACGAGTTCTAG